The Pseudochaenichthys georgianus chromosome 8, fPseGeo1.2, whole genome shotgun sequence genome has a segment encoding these proteins:
- the cmc4 gene encoding cx9C motif-containing protein 4, protein MPPKDPCQKQACAIQHCLQANKYVESMCQDVIRDMRRCCESQAGNSICCSGFKDSKPTENQSNT, encoded by the exons ATGCCACCGAAAGATCCGTGTCAAAAGCAAGCATGTGCAATTCAACACTGTTTACAAG CTAACAAATACGTGGAGAGCATGTGTCAGGATGTGATCCGGGACATGCGGCGCTGCTGTGAGTCTCAGGCCGGAAACTCTATCTGCTGCTCCGGGTTCAAGGACTCAAAACCCACGGAAAACCAAAGTAACACATAG
- the LOC117451695 gene encoding hemicentin-1-like has translation MSESTSFIRIFVGVLLSATAAGVFTSCPIELSPPSVVVRYGDSVSVNCSTSESLFDGIGWEASQGGKSLESVTHMAWTVEKLTEWTISPSCYISPLPDSSYLQCFKHPKVVLYTFPENISLSSSSNPRMEMSEGEEHNFTCDIHNIAPVINLTVKWYKGDEMVYEDTFKDPSKEPVDQSSVFSFIPTRQDNGVTFRCEALLDLRPEGPQLNASSQEYNITVFFGPEVQCAAVLEGETLERGCSVTGYPIPTVTWLKNGTSIEPTEPLSRENAGMYVAVAEGAESTTTQHRIEVWYKPELKCPSNYTALEDAPHNLSCTVEGFPKPEVMWFKDEDDVALPESLTRSDTGQYVITASNNLSSINVTVEIYVVYPPSQIVELEDSEVDVGSDVWLKCSSTGNPRPNYLWDYYQTANVVEENEDGVSRLHIHNATVYNKGSYTCHAWNDRGNVSKTATVTVKGAGQECPIEITPERMVVQYQDRKQRATCNAISTDHTHAKEIYWQVLHGDKINSSIWSVDTHKDWDPKPVCTAIFNVRGMCQKHLNFTLYKTPDSVSVSTVDNLSSVVEDKEFQLQCDITNVAPAGNLVVQWYRGNTTLSKGSLRVSGCLPENNTNCDINAVRSPLNVLSTISFTLDRNDKSAEFRCEAILDLGAEGPKPPPNMMSSPLNITVYYKPSINTTKLPKRIPAFRGYPAELVCEAEGHPPPKIEWLYSEDKVPHKSGDTLMVYEAGRYTCNATNEVGSAYHAVEVILKEDYLPLIAGFVAVTVVAISIVFLFIYSIYYKNTKMRRYSLKNAKLDTQSGNVAHYGCDMQFPMTKLVFIAFTGNPVSSSCEIEFSPPKVVVRFGDPFSLNCSSTSNQIDSMGWEAMYGTGTRLQDGVSSVALKIDSVKDWKMEPQCFVNLENGVQCSETLSFTVYKMPDFISQPSQMDHMVEGEKYRLQCDIVDVAPIRHLFVVWHIGNTIIYKDSFNDDTTFPVNTSSVLNLTAQRGYNGAQVWCEANMLFSPPVQSLPKIQSKPQKLIVLYSPTFTNPENETFELSARNKIMLNCTATGNPMPVYSWGFAHPIQQTKKNDSQLILTPSIRLPGTYNCTASNSQGSSTKYFTVIEAPRNRTTFAALVGGFVFLGAVLFIGGLLFVKPDGTFSFSKVAVLSHQRASDYLLTCTAVAVRADMLCCILVTVGPFCSNIVPCRVAKLVQVGIFLSLSPLNRRLSAQDNMGNTFFRWSLTLCMIYSVSGEGCSLVLKPSRVVVGFGEPVSVSCEATRPVRVLGWESVISAAHTQQDLSVQWKVDSLIDWIEEPICYGVFFTAPRQCEEKLNLVLYKTPDSVSIRPVNHSGPMVEGKEYQLLCEVQNIAPVQYLTLRWYKGQTEVYNHSFTELTSSSPVQVSSILMVTPTKAENGAQYRCVAELELGPEGPQPPPTVTSEPLNASVYFPPTFLDPVPAVLDLTVGAEMTLNCTATGNPTPVYSWQSSNPIPEGMGDEAALTSSSLLPGTYTCTASNTLEKKSKQFIVKAKTKGV, from the exons ATGAGTGAGAGTACATCATTTATTCGAATCTTCGTGGGGGTCCTGCTCAGTGCGACAG CTGCAGGTGTATTTACCTCCTGTCCCATTGAGTTGAGCCCCCCCAGTGTTGTGGTGAGATATGGAGACTCGGTGTCAGTCAACTGCAGCACATCGGAGAGCCTGTTTGATGGAATTGGCTGGGAGGCTTCACAAGGAGGCAAAAGTCTAGAGAGTGTCACCCATATGGCCTGGACAGTGGAGAAGCTAACAGAATGGACAATTTCTCCCTCATGCTACATCTCCCCGTTACCGGATAGTTCCTATCTGCAGTGTTTCAAGCACCCTAAAGTTGTACTTTACA CATTCCCAGAAAACATCAGTCTCAGCTCCAGCAGTAACCCACGTATGGAGATGTCTGAAGGGGAGGAACATAACTTCACATGTGACATCCATAATATAGCTCCTGTTATAAATCTCACCGTAAAGTGGTATAAAGGAGATGAAATGGTCTATGAAGACACTTTTAAAGATCCCAGTAAGGAACCAGTGGATCAGTCATCTGTATTTAGCTTCATACCGACCAGACAAGACAACGGAGTAACATTCAGATGCGAGGCACTCTTGGACCTCCGACCTGAAGGTCCACAACTAAATGCATCTTCACAAGAGTATAATATTACAGTATTTT TTGGACCAGAAGTTCAATGTGCTGCTGTACTGGAAGGAGAAACATTGGAAAGAGGATGCTCTGTAACGGGATATCCTATACCGACGGTCACATGGTTGAAAAATGGAACATCCATAGAACCGACCGAGCCTTTGAGCAGGGAGAACGCAGGCATGTACGTCGCTGTAGCTGAAGGCGCTGAATCAACCACAACGCAACACCGGATTGAAGTGTGGT ATAAACCAGAGTTGAAGTGTCCGAGCAATTACACTGCACTGGAGGACGCTCCTCACAACCTCTCATGCACTGTTGAGGGTTTTCCTAAACCTGAGGTTATGTGGTTTAAAGATGAAGATGATGTGGCCCTTCCAGAAAGCTTGACAAGAAGTGATACAGGGCAGTATGTGATCACAGCTTCAAACAATCTGTCAAGTATCAACGTCACAGTGGAGATATATGTCGTAT ACCCACCATCCCAGATAGTCGAGCTTGAAGACTCAGAAGTTGATGTTGGTTCCGATGTGTGGTTGAAGTGCTCCTCAACGGGCAACCCACGACCAAACTATCTCTGGGATTATTATCAGACTGCCAATGTGGTGGAGGAAAATGAAGATGGAGTGTCCCGTCTGCACATCCATAACGCTACTGTATACAACAAGGGCTCCTACACATGTCACGCCTGGAATGACAGAGGAAATGTCTCTAAAACAGCCACAGTTACGGTAAAAG GTGCCGGGCAAGAATGCCCCATCGAAATAACTCCGGAGAGGATGGTGGTACAATACCAAGACAGAAAGCAACGTGCGACATGCAATGCAATATCAACCGACCACACTCATGCGAAAGAAATCTACTGGCAGGTTCTGCATGGTGACAAAATTAACAGCTCGATTTGGTCTGTTGACACCCATAAAGACTGGGACCCAAAGCCTGTCTGTACTGCAATATTTAATGTACGAGGAATGTGCCAGAAACATTTAAACTTCACCCTCTACA AAACACCAGACAGTGTCTCCGTTTCTACTGTGGATAACTTGAGCTCAGTGGTGGAGGACAAGGAGTTCCAGCTGCAGTGTGACATTACCAACGTTGCTCCTGCAGGGAACCTCGTTGTGCAGTGGTACCGAGGGAATACAACCTTATCAAAAG GTTCACTGCGAGTGAGTGGCTGCCTGCCTGAGAACAACACAAATTGTGACATCAATGCTGTCCGGTCCCCGCTGAACGTGTTGTCTACCATCAGCTTCACTCTGGACAGAAATGACAAGAGCGCAGAGTTCAGATGTGAAGCGATATTGGATCTTGGAGCTGAAGGACCAAAGCCTCCTCCAAACATGATGTCCAGTCCTCTGAACATCACTGTCTACT ATAAGCCCAGCATTAATACCACCAAGCTTCCAAAGAGGATCCCAGCGTTCAGAGGTTATCCTGCAGAGCTTGTCTGTGAAGCCGAGGGTCACCCCCCTCCGAAGATCGAGTGGCTCTACAGCGAAGACAAAGTGCCCCACAAGTCTGGAGACACACTCATGGTGTATGAAGCCGGCCGCTACACATGCAACGCCACGAATGAAGTGGGTTCCGCCTATCATGCAGTGGAAGTGATTTTAAAAG AGGACTACCTTCCGCTCATAGCTGGATTTGTGGCTGTCACAGTAGTTGCCATCTCCATCGTCTTCCTCTTCATCTACTCAATCTACTACAAGAACACCAAGATGCGTCGCTACAGTCTTAAAAATGCCAAACTTGACACTCAAAGTGGCAACGTAGCCCACTACGGATGTGACATGCAGTTTCCTATGACTAAACT CGTCTTTATAGCGTTTACAG GAAATCCTGTGAGTTCCTCCTGTGAAATTGAATTCAGCCCTCCCAAAGTTGTGGTGAGATTTGGAGACCCCTTCTCACTCAACTGCAGCTCAACATCCAACCAGATCGATTCAATGGGCTGGGAGGCTATGTACGGAACAGGTACAAGACTACAGGATGGGGTATCATCTGTTGCCTTAAAAATAGACTCTGTGAAGGACTGGAAAATGGAACCTCAGTGCTTCGTTAATCTCGAAAATGGTGTTCAGTGTTCAGAAACCCTAAGCTTTACCGTTTACA aAATGCCGGACTTCATCTCTCAGCCAAGTCAAATGGACCACATGGTCGAGGGTGAAAAGTATCGCTTGCAGTGTGACATTGTAGATGTTGCACCAATAAGACACCTCTTTGTGGTCTGGCACATAGGAAATACTATAATCTATAAAGACTCATTTAATGATGACACTACATTTCCAGTCAATACTTCATCCGTCTTAAATCTGACTGCTCAAAGAGGCTATAACGGAGCTCAGGTCTGGTGTGAAGCAAATATGTTATTTTCGCCACCGGTACAAAGCCTTCCTAAGATCCAGTCCAAGCCTCAAAAACTGATTGTACTGT ACTCGCCAACCTTCACCAACCCCGAAAATGAGACGTTTGAACTCTCAGCTAGGAATAAAATAATGTTGAATTGCACTGCTACAGGAAACCCAATGCCGGTATACAGCTGGGGTTTCGCACACCCAATACAACAGACGAAGAAGAATGACAGTCAGCTCATTTTGACCCCATCCATTCGGCTTCCAGGGACCTACAACTGCACAGCGTCTAATAGCCAGGGCTCCAGCACCAAGTATTTCACAGTCATCGAAGCTCCAA GGAACCGCACTACCTTTGCAGCCTTGGTTGGAGGATTTGTGTTCCTGGGAGCCGTGCTCTTCATTGGCGGTCTTCTTTTTGTGAAACCTGATGGCACGTTTTCTTTCAGCAAAGTCG CTGTGCTCTCACACCAAAGAGCATCCGATTACTTGCTCACTTGCACTGCAGTTGCGGTCAGAGCGGATATGCTGTGTTGCATTCTGGTCACAGT GGGGCCCTTTTGTTCCAACATAGTTCCCTGCAGGGTTGCCAAGCTTGTACAAGTTGgaatttttctctctctctcgccccTGAATCGACGGCTCAGTGCACAAGATAACATGGGAAACACATTTTTTAGATGGAGTCTGACACTTTGCATGATTTACTCCG TGTCAGGTGAAGGTTGCTCTCTCGTCCTGAAGCCCTCCAGGGTGGTGGTGGGCTTTGGGGAGCCGGTGTCGGTCAGCTGTGAGGCCACTCGCCCGGTTCGGGTCCTGGGCTGGGAGTCTGTCATCAGTGCTGCACACACTCAACAGGACCTGTCTGTCCAGTGGAAAGTAGACAGCCTCATTGATTGGATAGAGGAGCCTATCTGTTATGGTGTGTTTTTCACAGCTCCCAGACAGTGTGAGGAAAAACTCAACCTTGTCCTCTACA aaaCCCCAGATAGTGTCTCCATCAGGCCTGTGAACCACTCTGGCCCCATGGTGGAGGGAAAAGAGTACCAGTTGCTCTGCGAGGTTCAAAACATTGCTCCGGTTCAATACCTAACCCTGAGGTGGTACAAGGGGCAGACTGAGGTATACAACCACTCCTTCACTGAACTCACATCGTCATCGCCTGTCCAAGTGTCCTCTATCCTTATGGTCACACCAACAAAAGCCGAAAATGGAGCACAGTACAGGTGCGTAGCGGAGCTGGAGCTCGGACCAGAGGGACCACAGCCCCCCCCCACTGTGACCTCGGAGCCTCTCAATGCCTCTGTGTACT TTCCCCCTACTTTCCTCGATCCGGTACCAGCGGTCTTGGACCTTACAGTAGGTGCTGAAATGACCTTAAACTGCACCGCCACAGGGAACCCTACGCCTGTGTACAGCTGGCAATCCTCCAATCCCATTCCCGAGGGGATGGGCGATGAAGCAGCTCTTACCTCCTCCTCACTGCTGCCAGGGACCTACACTTGCACAGCCTCCAATACACTGGAGAAGAAGAGCAAGCAGTTTATCGTCAAGGCCAAGACCAAAG GTGTTTGA